The Haematobia irritans isolate KBUSLIRL chromosome 1, ASM5000362v1, whole genome shotgun sequence DNA segment TATACCAGAATTGgggaatatggtagactgtttcatattttagacccattttcaatgggattttcctccaattgactggatagtttcctcagagaatacaaatatggccaaaattctcacactttacacaaaattcgccactgctgagtagcaaaaattgtaaatattactctcattgtcctatatctcgaatacatatgtatcgcctgaaaaatcataaatctcttttgtacaattgcactaaaatttctctcgcttcatatttcccatattttttactaacattgtgtttcatcccagggcgttagccgatttaaattttaattctagagtttttgtagaagtacaaaaaaaaaattgtttccattaaaagtatttgtatctggaaatgcaaacctttatatagctcccagctaattttaagtagttgggatggtaacacaaatgtttgtctacatagtggtgaagggtataatatagttggctccgcccgactttagactttacttacttgttttctatagaaaatgagtcaaaattttgtttctatagaatattttgcaaaattttatttctatagaaaattttgtaaaattttgtttgttacataaaatttttttcaaaattttatttctattgataattttatttctataaaaatttaagtcaaaattttatttctatagaaaattttgccaaaattttatagtaatagattttttttattagaaaatttggtcaaaattttatttctatagaaaaatttgccagaattttatagtaatagatatttttattagaaaatttggtcaaaattttatttctatagaaaactttgtaaaattttatttctatagaaaatttaatcaaaattttgtttctgtagaatattttgcagaattttatttactacacaaaaattgttctaaaattgtatttttattgataattttttcaaaattttatttctataagaaaaaattgtcaaattttatttatatagcaaattttgtcaaaattttatttctatagcaaattttgtcaaaattttattttttatagaaaattttttgtcaaaattttttttctataggaaattttgtcaaaatttcatttctatagaaaatttggtcaaaattttatttttataaaaaatttattcaaaattttattactatagaaatattattttctatataaaatattgtcaaaatgttatttctatagaaaatttagtcaaaattttgtttctatagaatattttgaaaaattttatttctatagaaaattttgcaaaagtttgtttgctacacaattttttttaattgtatttctattgatcattttttcaaacttttatttctatacaaaattttgccaaattttatttctatatatttggtcaaaatttgatttctatagaaaattttgccaaaattttatttattagagaaaaaatttttccaaaattgtacgctcactgatactcactgctaagtcgaaaacttgtagaaatgactcaaattttcaaatttttcaatgaatgaatcataaatgcatttttgcgaacttgtctaaacaattataaatgttttcctaatattgcccgagattttgtagaagtctgatttgagattttatcaaaatgtagatctaaatacaaaagttgtgcagagtatattataatcggcccgtccgactttagactttccttgcatttttattttttgattagatttaaattttaagtacatagattttgtagaagtatatacaattttgtctaaatcgattcagattcaaattcatgcatatgggaatataaacccttatatagctcgcaacaaatttaaaggatttgagatagtatcaataattttggtccacaaatacatatactgttggtatcatcacatattatgatgggtatttatatcattattttatttattaaacattgccctaaatttgaaatatagagttcaattggcatgtaatgtgaaattaagacctttttttgcacacataaataaatacgatactttatatcgatccacttacggtacccccacaatagaactacaaattattggtattaaaatgagattttgttatattacccggagtcggagtcgagctgatgaaaaatgctagaGTGGGAgtagagcaaaattggctcgactccacagccctgctttaGACCCAGTAAAATATATACTCATTGACTCAATcacctagcccttggtgtccgtccgtctatccatgtatttgttgtgcgCAGGATTCAGTCGCAATATATTaacagattttgatgaaattgtattCCCACAAGGACGAGTGCTATtgagtttggaaaaaatcggatcaaatttagttactaaccgatcggcgagTTTGGTACGAcgtaagtgtgcaaaatattatacaaattggttcagatttagatatagctcccatacacagagaatacagattggttgtgacaatcgaatttattgccaacctccttttggaagTTGTAGCCACTACCAATTGGCATTTGTgccacccgactgattcggtcgacacaaccaaTATCTCATATGATATTGGTTCGGTCTGCCGACGACATTGGTTGttgctaccttcatcattcggttgtgttgcccaactTTGATAATACTAATGACcgaattaaaaaccaatttcgtcccagttaaatattatattttattttattaaaatatatgtatataataaatttaaatacaaagtAGGTGACATCGAAAGGTGAAAATTGCACTAAATCAACTGATGTACCCTCTGCTATGAATTGGCGAAATCATCCTATACGGCAAGAAATctttactaaaaataaaataaaaattgattaataaatgGAATGGTATATGTTCGTGTTGAAATCAACTAAATACAATAGAACATCGGCCGGGCCTTATCTTAATGGTGAAAATCTAGATTGCAAATAATTACAAACCACCCTATTTGTGAACATAAATTCACAATTCGCCAAATGTCTTGGAGAGGTCCAGCCCATGTGTAATATTGTAAACATTTCTCAAATATACCTACACATCTaattataaatcataaatgttttCGGGAACCTCCTCAACCTCCACGATTATTTTTAATACATGCTAGATATTAAGATATCGTCGTTTAATCGGCCTTAAATTTTGGcaatcccaatatctggaaagggaatcattttttggggttgaggcgaatgctcctagtggcaccaggtcgcgttttcgaagctaaagtgtggcgtaactcggtttgactcagacttacaacaattttgttgataacataaatttttaaggaCAAAATAAGCTATCGTTTGTGATATCGTGCGTGTTTTTATTGTTTACCGTTCTCGAGTTATGGCTCAATACGTTAACTTTTTGACCAAaacattagtttttttttccaaattttgagcgacgagcggcacgtgttaacgtcgtttaatccgGCTCAagttttggctatcccaatatatgtggaaaggggattcgttttgtggggttaaggcgaacaagattccgacattttttttgcaccatataagttgcggtcactctagtGTAGATATAGAAAAAAGCTACTATACCCCGTTACCAGtctataccacatttgctgcactcacaataccgatcgactcagaatcacctcctgagtctatctagcgcttggtgtcattcctccggtcgcaattattaaccgattttgattaaatttggtacaaggagttttttgggtacaaggacgaatttgaaagaaatcggatcaaatttaggtatagcttccatatatatatgtatcgctcgatttcgacaaattgggTCACATTGCACTTTTTAACCAACCTATCGtggctaaatttggcacaaatgaaTCTTTTTCATAACCCTTCAagtcttcaaaatttcatcgaaatcggtttagattgagatatagccccctatatataattattgaccgatgtgaaccaattgttacaaggttgttagaaaccatatactatcaccacgtaccaaatttatatgggggccaaggTCGTAGCCAGGACTTtaatttgggggggggggggttccaacttaaaaaaaaatattcatataatctcatgtgtagataattttatttatgcataggtatgtatacaatatttttacaatattaaattgatccgacgggctttttggacagcaaataaatcaatgacttcttcagtcggcacaattattcggcgatgaaccgacattaatgccaatccattgagtctactctcgctagtcgaatttctaagatacgtctttaatctcttcattgttgaaaatgaaagttcggatgagtacgtagtaactgcagagatggaaaatgcagtactatagtacttttttcaatactttttcaccccggtcattaccgtagtacccccgcgaatgatttagtaccttttgtgtagaatatctttgacaaaatattttaatattttgagaaagtctttatcaaccttatttgctaatagtcttttacaaatatggcaaaacagacatagacatgttcatgtgggaagaaaatctcgattttgtaaaagacatagtcaaaaacaggattttattgatcttcaagaatgttttagtcgaaaaaagaatgcgattctatattatcgattttttatttcggtagaaaatgttgtcaaaattttatttcaattgaaaattttgtaaaaattttatttttataggaaatttttgcaaaattttatttctatagaaaaaattttgcaacattttttttctacagaatttttttgcaaaattttatttctatagaaaatttttgcaaaattttattcatatagaaaattttgtcaaaattttatttatatagaaaattttgtcaaaattttattttctttaaaatttagtctcttgacaataattttccagtgaaatttttgtaaaaagtacctttccgctcaaaaaataccttttttgtactttcttaaaaattgtattttccatccctgagtaactggcaaattgaccaaaatttttaaaagaatatgcacgtttggaaatatccctttattgcactctccaagtgcttccatcgctaaattaggcaggttcttttcgcaggttttgcgccatttcatttacacatgtgtgtttggctatttcgttgttgttgctatggctaaacaaagcgagtcatgttcacaaaaagaacaacaaacacaaataaaaagcagaaagacattttccaaaaatgaaatttgtggtgcgagaacaaaaacaatttgttttttcggccgtcgtttgacggacttttcaactagtattctatgatttgtgcaagttttataggtaagcgtttttcaaaataaaacctccagcttttcttcaacatcttcgataagatttttctatgcagctaaaaatataaatatatttatataaaaatattcattcatttcggggggggggggggtttgatccccctcatcccccccccctgaatacggccttgatgggggctatatataattatgggccgatattaaccaatttttattggagaccatatactaacaccacgtactaagtttcaacaggaacggatgaagtttgcttctccaagagactccggaggtcaaatatggggatcggcttatatggaggctatatataattatggaccgatattaaccaatttttgcatggttgttagataccatattctaacaccacgtactaagtttcaaccggataggatggaatttgtttctctaagaggattcggaggtcaaatctggagatcggtttatatgggcgctatatattattatcaaccgatatcgaccaatttttgcgtggttgttagagaccatatactaacaccacgtaccaaatttcatccgaatcggatgaaatgtgcttctctaagaggctctgcaagccaaatctggggttcgatttgtatgggggctatatgtaaaagtggtccaatatggcccattttcaataccatccgacctacataaataacaactacatccaagcttcaagtcgatagcttgtttcatttcaccacgacccagaatgtatactttatgaggtcttagatcaatatttcgatgtgttacaaacgaaatgacaaagttaatatacccccttcttTTTCTGGCGAACGCCACTGCTGTTTGCATCGGGGATAATTTTTCTTAGTGAAAAAAATGGCTGAAGTTGCTGAAAACGTGACCGAGACTTTCGAGGAGCAACCTCCAATTGAAACCGAGGGTGCTGAAAcccttttggaaaccaatgttgtTTCCAACACAGAATTGCCCGAAATCAAATTGTGCGGTCGCTGGTCCTGTGATGACGTGACCGTCAACGATATCTCGTTGCAAGATTACATCTCCGTTAAGGAGAAATTTGCTCGCTATTTGCCCCACTCTGCTGGTCGTTATGCCGCCAAACGTTTCCGCAAGGCTCAATGCCCCATCGTAGAACGCTTGACCTGCTCCTTAATGATGAAAGGACGCAACAATGGCAAGAAACTCATGGCCTGCCGTATTGTTAAGCACTCTTTTGAAATCATTCATTTGTTGACTGGCGAAAATCCTTTGCAAATCCTTGTCAGCGCCATCATCAACTCTGGCCCTCGTGAAGATTCAACCCGTATCGGTCGTGCAGGTACTGTCCGCCGTCAAGCCGTTGATGTATCTCCACTCCGTCGTGTCAATCAAGCTATTTGGTTATTGTGCACCGGTGCCCGTGAAGCCGCTTTCAGAAACATCAAGACCATCGCCGAATGCTTGGCCGATGAATTGATCAACGCTGCTAAGGGTTCTTCTAACTCCTATGCTATCAAGAAGAAGGATGAATTGGAACGTGTTGCCAAATCCAACCGATAAACGCTTCATGTTTCCTTATATACAATAtgttgtatatatgtttacacgtTTTATAAGTAAATgaaaagataaataaaaacatcatatggtggagggtataaaaaaagcgaTGGCCAGGAACAGAACTACTACTAACTTTTTTGAATACCAGTCCCAATGCTCCTTTTTGGTCCTATTTGGGTAGCCAACCGGTTAATTCTTTTATCCTATTTGGAAGAATTCAAAGGTATTTCATGTTTATTAACGCTTAATGTTGGTTGATATGAATAGCAGCGGTTAAAATAATGCCTTTGGTAAtccatgaaaaatccaccaaaaacttgGTTCCAAATCGTACAACAAATACACACTAGCTTATACTACTCGTATGTTCGCGTGGTAAAGAATGCATGGGCCATTATATTCAGATTAAGAGCCATGGCGTTGgagaaaaaaatgtggaaaattttgtagagtggCAAAAAACTAAAAGCCAAATtcaacacaaatcatttgatgGGGGAGACATTTTTATGCttaattgcaaaaacaaaaaacgcatACTACGAAAGATTGTTTGTGTGCACATTTGTCCGTCCGCATGTTGGAATTATAAATATGAATGACACGAATATGAACAAACGCCCACATGGCATGCATGGCAcattaatgaaaaacttttccaaaCACCAGTGAAATAAGTTGACATGCAACGGGCAGCAACATCAACCTCAGTCTGATGGCATTTGCAAATGTAATAGCAACAACGCCAATGGTGATAAGCTCCAAGAaagagaaacaagtatatacagcagtaagttcggccgggccgaatcttaaatacccaccaccatgaaccaaatattagggtttccttttaaatttcaggagggcttgaggacacaacccgaagataaatttaaagatttcacctatgaggacaatatcagattctggatttataagaaccatttttgtttgaggtttagaggaatcattaacatctcttgtaagtgtgcaagaaaattacaaaataacgtcttgatttgaaatcttaaatctgtagaagtaaaatctggaaattttacattgagtttcaagcaattttcatgatcagtgcgccttctacaccctcaagaagtgaagtcggtctatatggaagcattaccaaatggaccgataaaaact contains these protein-coding regions:
- the LOC142222091 gene encoding small ribosomal subunit protein uS7A-like produces the protein MAEVAENVTETFEEQPPIETEGAETLLETNVVSNTELPEIKLCGRWSCDDVTVNDISLQDYISVKEKFARYLPHSAGRYAAKRFRKAQCPIVERLTCSLMMKGRNNGKKLMACRIVKHSFEIIHLLTGENPLQILVSAIINSGPREDSTRIGRAGTVRRQAVDVSPLRRVNQAIWLLCTGAREAAFRNIKTIAECLADELINAAKGSSNSYAIKKKDELERVAKSNR